A single Halarcobacter anaerophilus DNA region contains:
- the lptE gene encoding LPS assembly lipoprotein LptE, with protein sequence MRLSRLLILISLIFIISGCGYKPATYYTKKELKGKVFVNLKINLEDPRNVVLIKDAMNEILVHRLGSKIVDDPAQADTIMNLDLQRVNMGVVQEDTQGYSKVYKATVTVHVDYKNDTRSGSFSVTGENDFPIDTVDGAITDSNRFQGIKEAASKALEEVISKLAINSFKK encoded by the coding sequence ATGAGACTAAGTCGTTTACTGATTCTTATTTCATTGATTTTTATAATTTCAGGATGTGGATATAAGCCAGCTACTTATTACACTAAAAAAGAGCTAAAAGGAAAAGTCTTTGTAAATCTAAAGATAAACTTGGAAGATCCTAGAAATGTCGTATTAATAAAAGATGCAATGAATGAAATATTAGTACATAGACTTGGTTCAAAAATCGTTGATGATCCCGCGCAGGCTGATACCATTATGAACTTAGATTTGCAAAGAGTAAATATGGGGGTTGTTCAAGAAGATACTCAAGGGTACAGTAAAGTATATAAAGCAACCGTAACAGTTCATGTTGATTATAAAAATGATACAAGAAGCGGAAGCTTTAGTGTAACAGGAGAGAATGACTTCCCTATAGATACCGTTGACGGTGCTATTACGGATTCAAATAGATTCCAAGGTATCAAAGAAGCAGCTAGCAAAGCTTTAGAAGAGGTAATTTCTAAACTGGCGATAAACTCTTTTAAAAAGTAG
- a CDS encoding bifunctional folylpolyglutamate synthase/dihydrofolate synthase, producing MLDFKTACLSDILSHKTMYYDEIDFSIVKKSWDILSKYIKIPFIIHIVGTNGKGSTGRFLAHYLHKKSFKILHYSSPHILKFNERIWINGKDSLDFELNYASRKIQKYLPLYLLEKLTYFEYTTLLALVLSDGLDYLVLEAGLGGEFDATNVVPADISLITTIGLDHQNFLGNSIKEIAKTKMRAADKKMFIGYQVFDEVYDVAKEVKKELKEEFDRDILIKKVENFEESNLNKKFPLFLRRNLHLVIETLKELGIEIDEKLFDDVKLFGRCQKIASNITVDVGHNPLAAQVLLKEFENKKVSLIYNSYKDKDYKEVLKILKPIISEIRIIDLDDKRVVDKNNLLDICNKLNIIINTNNEISDDKEYLVFGSFLVVEKFLKDLSFDEK from the coding sequence ATGTTGGATTTTAAAACTGCTTGCTTAAGTGATATTTTAAGTCATAAAACTATGTATTATGATGAGATTGATTTTTCCATTGTTAAAAAATCCTGGGATATCTTATCTAAATATATAAAAATACCTTTTATTATACATATAGTAGGAACAAACGGGAAAGGAAGTACAGGCAGATTTTTAGCCCACTATTTACATAAAAAATCTTTTAAGATTTTGCATTATAGTTCTCCTCATATTCTGAAATTTAATGAAAGAATTTGGATAAACGGAAAAGACAGTTTAGATTTTGAATTAAACTATGCAAGTAGAAAAATTCAAAAATATCTGCCTCTTTATCTTTTAGAAAAACTTACATATTTTGAATATACAACTCTTTTAGCTCTTGTTTTATCAGACGGTTTAGATTATTTGGTACTTGAAGCAGGGCTTGGAGGAGAATTTGATGCAACAAACGTAGTTCCTGCTGATATCTCTTTAATTACGACTATAGGTTTAGATCATCAAAATTTTCTAGGAAACAGCATAAAAGAGATTGCAAAAACAAAAATGAGAGCAGCCGATAAAAAAATGTTTATAGGTTATCAAGTTTTTGACGAAGTTTATGATGTGGCAAAAGAAGTAAAAAAAGAGTTAAAAGAAGAGTTTGACAGAGATATTCTTATTAAAAAAGTTGAAAATTTTGAAGAGTCTAATTTAAATAAAAAATTTCCTCTTTTTTTAAGAAGAAATCTTCATCTTGTAATAGAGACTCTAAAAGAGCTTGGTATTGAGATAGATGAAAAACTTTTTGATGATGTAAAACTTTTCGGACGTTGCCAAAAAATAGCTTCTAATATTACAGTAGATGTGGGACATAACCCTTTAGCCGCACAAGTGTTGTTAAAAGAGTTTGAAAATAAAAAAGTGAGTCTTATATATAATTCATATAAAGATAAAGATTATAAAGAGGTCTTAAAAATCTTAAAACCTATAATATCTGAAATAAGAATTATAGATTTGGATGATAAAAGGGTTGTTGATAAAAATAATTTATTAGATATTTGTAATAAATTGAATATAATAATTAATACTAATAATGAAATAAGTGATGATAAAGAGTATTTGGTATTCGGTTCATTTTTAGTAGTTGAAAAATTTTTGAAAGATTTAAGTTTTGATGAAAAATAG
- a CDS encoding M23 family metallopeptidase, whose product MKNRLIITISDVRSTRSYNVHQIIKKVALIIVLVVLLIIAISFWFISELNDNVDTLKEEKEQEIQKKEQQISVLVEKEKKLQAQNHFYSMQIKGKVEDINALSSKLDHIEEMIGLRSDNEKKEEITQETLKSINDRIKMYMLTTMPSGSPLRETTITSSFGYRIHPVTKKKKFHRGIDLRAKRKTEVFATGDGVVSFARANDTGGFGRVIKIRHNFGFETVYAHLNKIYVKTGDIIRKNQKIGLSGNSGRSTAPHLHYEVRYGSRILNPNQFIKWQLGNFYTIFKKERRVRWESLVRLINEQSKMVRR is encoded by the coding sequence ATGAAAAATAGATTAATAATTACCATCTCTGATGTTCGTAGTACAAGATCTTATAATGTACATCAGATAATAAAAAAAGTCGCATTGATTATAGTTTTAGTCGTATTGTTAATAATCGCTATCTCTTTTTGGTTTATTTCGGAATTAAATGACAATGTTGACACTTTGAAAGAGGAAAAAGAACAAGAGATTCAAAAAAAAGAGCAACAAATCTCTGTTTTAGTAGAAAAAGAAAAAAAACTTCAAGCACAAAATCATTTTTATTCTATGCAGATAAAAGGGAAAGTAGAGGATATAAACGCTCTAAGTTCAAAACTCGATCATATTGAGGAAATGATAGGTCTTAGAAGCGATAATGAGAAAAAAGAAGAGATAACACAAGAAACATTAAAATCAATAAATGATAGAATAAAAATGTATATGTTAACAACAATGCCTAGCGGTTCACCTCTAAGAGAGACTACAATCACTTCTTCTTTTGGATATAGAATACATCCTGTAACAAAAAAGAAAAAATTTCACAGAGGAATAGATTTAAGAGCTAAAAGAAAAACAGAAGTTTTTGCAACAGGAGATGGTGTTGTAAGTTTTGCAAGAGCTAATGACACAGGCGGTTTTGGACGGGTAATTAAAATCAGACACAATTTTGGTTTTGAAACAGTGTATGCCCACTTAAATAAAATCTATGTAAAAACAGGTGATATTATAAGAAAAAATCAAAAAATCGGTTTAAGTGGAAACAGCGGTAGAAGTACGGCTCCGCATTTACACTATGAAGTCAGATACGGCTCTAGGATTTTAAATCCAAATCAATTTATAAAATGGCAGTTAGGAAATTTTTATACTATCTTTAAAAAAGAGAGGAGAGTTCGATGGGAATCTTTGGTAAGGCTAATAAACGAACAGTCAAAAATGGTGCGACGGTAA
- a CDS encoding bactofilin family protein, whose amino-acid sequence MGIFGKANKRTVKNGATVIAHGTCIIGGITTEGSVHIDGKFEGVILEADLISIGKTGEVIGDIKANNLIVSGLLDGKIDCNQVQILSEGKVIGNMKYNELIIEEDGKFEGQGIRKGSNLTSKYDEVENKINNIILSPAQQIKHESNNS is encoded by the coding sequence ATGGGAATCTTTGGTAAGGCTAATAAACGAACAGTCAAAAATGGTGCGACGGTAATTGCCCATGGGACTTGCATAATCGGCGGTATAACTACCGAAGGAAGTGTGCATATCGACGGAAAGTTTGAAGGGGTTATATTAGAAGCAGATTTAATCTCTATAGGAAAAACCGGTGAAGTAATCGGTGATATAAAAGCAAACAATTTAATTGTAAGCGGACTTTTAGACGGTAAAATAGACTGTAATCAGGTTCAGATTCTATCAGAAGGTAAAGTCATCGGAAATATGAAGTACAATGAACTCATAATAGAAGAAGACGGAAAATTTGAAGGGCAAGGCATTAGAAAAGGTTCTAATCTAACAAGTAAATATGATGAAGTTGAAAATAAAATCAATAACATAATATTAAGTCCTGCACAACAAATTAAACATGAATCCAACAATTCATGA
- a CDS encoding DEAD/DEAH box helicase has product MNPTIHERLEALYSQKNEIEKEIAKLEEELKKQTYYNLKRKLSKDEKIQLFEELFVNRKDIYARKWISKDRIKQRFFPVTQTFKGSDFIPITNKDLELHLRGQIHLASYLIDEQNRVKFIVLEILPKDIQRLLDTFSLLKEDFLFEYSSYGSVYVWLFFETKTSSKDARKFAQYILRKSNINAKIYPNKDFSTKAGLEEPIEIPLHLGFRNENKTVFFDPVTKKVYTDQWKVLLNIKKISSQTLNKYLDFESVNNTSFILEDIQIPPFKLNIKLYDFLYIPTKDLSKSFINKLKSFATFDNPQVKVLLKLRKPLYNTPRVIKNFEEDEVYLKLPRGLIYKVEEFFKEYSVNYIIENKTYLEKIETKKIKFELREEQEEAIKAINKNDFCICVAPPGFGKTLIGAKMFELRACSTLIIVNKNMLLSQWIERFVDYFAYDKKDIGYLGKGKNKLNGKIDVATMQSLKNSPEIINEYSFVIVDECHHIPAVTFEQIVKNFFGRYILGLSATPNRKDGLQPILFEQLGKIAYEYKSKRSVKNHLKIIRTDFTSNCETYAELINEISRDEKRNNLIIEQILLNKKRKILLLTDRIEHINILEQKLSSMDIDFVSIHGSISKKEQEEKMAQIEQKSLILATTSYFGEGIDFPHLNTIIFATPISYYGRLVQYLGRIGRGNQECLAIDFLDHKNAMLNSAYKKRVEGYKQMHYI; this is encoded by the coding sequence ATGAATCCAACAATTCATGAACGGTTAGAAGCGCTCTATTCTCAAAAGAATGAGATTGAAAAAGAGATTGCAAAACTTGAGGAAGAGTTAAAAAAACAGACCTATTATAACCTAAAAAGAAAACTCTCAAAAGATGAAAAAATTCAACTTTTTGAAGAACTCTTTGTAAATAGAAAAGATATATATGCCAGAAAATGGATTAGTAAAGATAGAATAAAACAGAGATTTTTTCCCGTTACTCAAACTTTTAAAGGCAGTGATTTCATCCCTATTACAAATAAAGATTTGGAACTGCATTTAAGGGGACAAATCCATCTTGCTTCATATTTAATAGATGAACAAAACAGAGTAAAATTTATAGTTTTAGAAATTTTACCAAAAGATATCCAACGTTTATTAGATACTTTTTCTCTTTTAAAAGAGGACTTTTTATTTGAATACAGCTCTTACGGTTCAGTTTATGTTTGGCTCTTTTTTGAAACAAAAACAAGCAGTAAAGATGCCAGAAAATTTGCCCAATATATTTTAAGAAAATCAAATATAAACGCAAAAATCTATCCCAACAAAGATTTTTCCACAAAAGCCGGTTTAGAAGAACCTATTGAAATTCCTCTGCACTTAGGCTTTAGAAATGAAAACAAAACAGTCTTTTTTGACCCTGTTACGAAAAAAGTCTATACGGATCAGTGGAAAGTTTTATTAAATATAAAAAAAATATCTTCTCAAACATTGAATAAATATTTGGATTTTGAATCGGTTAATAATACAAGTTTTATTTTAGAGGATATACAAATACCTCCTTTTAAACTGAATATCAAGCTATATGATTTTTTATATATTCCGACAAAAGATTTATCAAAAAGTTTTATTAACAAATTAAAAAGTTTTGCAACTTTTGATAACCCTCAGGTAAAAGTTCTCTTAAAGTTAAGAAAACCTTTATATAACACTCCAAGAGTAATAAAAAATTTTGAAGAAGATGAAGTCTATTTAAAACTTCCAAGAGGTTTGATTTATAAAGTTGAAGAGTTCTTTAAAGAGTATAGTGTAAATTATATCATTGAAAATAAAACTTATCTGGAAAAAATTGAGACAAAAAAAATAAAATTTGAATTAAGAGAAGAACAAGAAGAGGCAATTAAGGCTATTAATAAAAATGATTTTTGTATTTGTGTTGCTCCTCCGGGTTTTGGAAAGACCTTAATTGGAGCAAAAATGTTTGAACTAAGAGCTTGCAGCACTTTAATAATAGTAAATAAAAATATGCTTTTAAGTCAATGGATAGAGAGATTTGTGGATTATTTTGCTTATGATAAAAAAGATATCGGATATCTAGGAAAAGGGAAAAACAAACTAAACGGAAAAATAGATGTAGCTACAATGCAAAGTCTTAAAAATTCTCCTGAAATTATAAATGAATACTCTTTTGTAATAGTTGACGAATGCCACCATATCCCGGCAGTTACCTTTGAACAAATCGTTAAAAACTTTTTTGGAAGATATATCTTAGGTCTAAGTGCCACTCCAAATAGAAAAGACGGCTTACAGCCGATACTCTTTGAACAACTTGGAAAAATAGCTTATGAGTACAAAAGTAAAAGAAGTGTCAAAAATCATCTAAAAATAATAAGAACGGATTTTACAAGTAATTGTGAAACTTATGCAGAACTTATTAATGAAATTTCAAGGGATGAAAAAAGAAACAATCTTATTATCGAGCAAATTTTATTAAATAAAAAAAGGAAAATTTTACTTTTAACTGATAGAATAGAACATATAAATATTTTAGAACAAAAACTTTCAAGTATGGATATTGATTTTGTTTCGATACACGGAAGCATAAGTAAAAAAGAGCAAGAAGAGAAGATGGCACAAATCGAACAAAAAAGTTTGATACTGGCTACTACTTCATATTTCGGGGAAGGAATAGATTTTCCTCATTTAAATACAATTATTTTTGCGACACCTATATCATATTACGGAAGATTAGTTCAATATTTAGGAAGAATAGGAAGAGGAAATCAAGAGTGTCTGGCAATAGATTTCCTAGATCATAAAAATGCAATGCTTAATTCTGCTTACAAAAAAAGAGTAGAAGGGTATAAGCAGATGCACTATATCTAA